A region of Halalkaliarchaeum desulfuricum DNA encodes the following proteins:
- a CDS encoding DUF5828 family protein — protein sequence MEESISGFKVTGDWGEVVEHGERITRALRESGCDGEAFEEWNEWRPKVHERLREDVSEKTAEQASIDEGEGEKAGKPAGEDIQTAGEKLSESYERVEEGDDRGAIERWSESIDYVARAADSAGRKAIRTVEDTVYQKVMTQLAPYYFDNELVSANIQRTTRGNGEKFVFEVNVNDDELKDEVSEKLAEYETEVDRWHVATEKETAVAEAVEGVEPPEESEDPEPTTN from the coding sequence ATGGAAGAGAGCATCTCGGGGTTCAAAGTGACCGGCGACTGGGGCGAGGTCGTCGAACACGGCGAACGGATCACCCGTGCGCTCCGGGAGAGCGGCTGTGACGGGGAGGCGTTCGAGGAGTGGAACGAGTGGCGTCCCAAGGTCCACGAGCGGCTCCGGGAGGACGTAAGCGAAAAGACCGCAGAGCAGGCGTCCATCGACGAGGGAGAGGGCGAAAAGGCCGGGAAGCCGGCGGGGGAGGACATCCAGACCGCAGGCGAGAAGCTCTCGGAGTCGTACGAACGGGTCGAAGAGGGCGACGACCGGGGGGCGATCGAACGCTGGAGCGAGTCGATCGACTACGTCGCCCGTGCGGCCGACTCGGCCGGCCGGAAGGCGATCCGGACCGTCGAGGACACGGTGTATCAGAAGGTGATGACACAACTTGCGCCGTACTACTTCGACAACGAACTCGTCTCGGCGAACATCCAGCGAACCACCCGCGGAAACGGCGAGAAGTTCGTCTTCGAGGTGAACGTCAACGACGACGAGCTCAAAGACGAGGTGAGCGAGAAGCTCGCGGAGTACGAAACCGAGGTCGACAGGTGGCACGTCGCCACCGAGAAGGAGACGGCGGTCGCGGAGGCGGTCGAGGGGGTCGAACCGCCCGAGGAGTCGGAGGACCCGGAGCCGACCACGAACTAG
- a CDS encoding helix-turn-helix domain-containing protein: protein MSSDRDAEGFLEPEQIDFQHVLSCVFGIQDHESRTYLVLRSNPGSTVSELAGALDRDRSNVNRSLTALMEKGFVERQRRLLDSGGYIYQYTAIPLPEARQLLHEALDEWVVRVHDRIEEFGTEGRP from the coding sequence ATGAGTAGTGACAGGGACGCCGAAGGGTTTCTGGAACCCGAACAGATCGATTTCCAGCACGTCCTGTCGTGCGTGTTCGGGATCCAGGACCACGAGAGCCGGACGTACCTCGTGTTGCGATCGAATCCGGGAAGCACCGTCTCGGAACTCGCGGGCGCGCTGGATCGCGACCGGAGCAACGTCAACCGGTCGCTGACCGCGCTGATGGAGAAGGGGTTCGTCGAACGCCAGCGGCGACTGCTCGATTCCGGCGGATACATCTACCAGTACACCGCGATCCCGTTGCCCGAGGCCAGACAACTGCTCCACGAGGCGCTCGACGAGTGGGTGGTGCGGGTCCACGACCGTATCGAGGAGTTCGGGACGGAGGGTCGCCCGTGA
- a CDS encoding ATP-dependent DNA helicase encodes MTDSEYLRFFPYEEPYPNQRAAMDRIANALARGQDVLFEGAPGTGKTLSALVPALDHAREEDRTVVITTNVHQQMRQFVEDARAITDAERIRAVVFKGKSSMCHIDVDYQECQTLRDTTRSLVDAERDRSDLAARQRELLEQAQEGDAAAAEAREDVIAEIDSLEDRVESLREGNTCDYYYSNLTADTDEFFAWLFDDVRRPGEIYEYADERGLCGYELLKEGMEGIDLVVCNYHHLLDPTIREQFFRWLGRDPEEVIAVFDEAHNVESAARDYATRTLTENTLESALEELEEVEDDPRADAARNVLSAFHDALVETYEAELGFGERERIGDHWEDVPIANDDRADQLTLSFLDRYEGRGIDAELQLAVQVGKRLDEEYAESYKTGESTTRRESQTLQAATFVSAWMDERSELGQYPLVGVRRDAGTDEVYGRAELYTCIPRQVTGGLFEEVAASVLMSATLRPFGVTTDVLGLENPATISFGLAYPEENRRTYAVETPPLFASARDDPETQETIAGTLRDAIRFTPGNTLLFFPSYREATRYYELLGGNDGIGEYASDGLGDLRLDEAGTPAEQLRQEFVENGDAALFTSLWGTLTEGVSFDDGDARTVVVVGVPYPQLSERMEAVQDAYDHAYADAAVDDPGWRYAVEIPTVRKTRQAIGRVIRSPADFGVRVLVDKRYTSADMGKYSVRGTFPPEEREELLDLQPGKLKFAMLNFYADHDAYDGEPPQP; translated from the coding sequence GTGACCGACTCGGAGTACCTGCGGTTCTTCCCGTACGAGGAGCCGTACCCGAACCAGCGGGCGGCGATGGACCGGATCGCCAACGCGTTGGCCCGCGGCCAGGACGTCCTCTTCGAGGGGGCGCCCGGAACCGGCAAGACCCTGTCTGCGCTGGTGCCGGCCCTCGACCACGCCCGCGAGGAGGACCGGACGGTCGTCATCACGACGAACGTCCACCAGCAGATGCGGCAGTTCGTCGAGGACGCCCGCGCGATCACCGACGCCGAGCGGATACGGGCGGTCGTTTTTAAAGGGAAGTCGTCGATGTGCCACATCGACGTCGACTATCAGGAGTGTCAGACGCTCCGGGATACGACCCGATCGCTCGTCGACGCCGAACGCGACCGGAGCGACCTCGCCGCCCGCCAGCGGGAGCTGCTCGAACAGGCACAGGAGGGGGATGCGGCAGCCGCGGAGGCGCGCGAGGACGTCATCGCGGAGATCGACTCGCTGGAGGACCGCGTCGAGTCGCTGCGGGAGGGGAACACCTGCGACTACTACTACAGCAATTTGACCGCCGACACCGACGAGTTCTTCGCGTGGCTGTTCGACGACGTCCGTCGTCCCGGGGAGATCTACGAGTACGCCGACGAGCGCGGACTCTGCGGGTACGAACTGTTGAAGGAAGGGATGGAGGGGATCGATCTGGTCGTCTGTAACTACCACCACCTGCTGGATCCGACGATCCGCGAGCAGTTCTTCCGGTGGCTCGGCCGCGACCCGGAGGAGGTGATCGCGGTGTTCGACGAGGCGCACAACGTCGAGTCGGCCGCCCGGGACTACGCCACCCGGACGCTCACGGAGAACACCCTCGAAAGCGCGCTGGAGGAACTCGAAGAGGTGGAGGACGATCCCCGGGCGGACGCGGCCCGGAACGTCCTTTCGGCGTTCCACGACGCGCTCGTCGAGACCTACGAGGCCGAACTCGGGTTCGGGGAACGCGAACGGATCGGCGACCACTGGGAGGACGTCCCGATCGCCAACGACGACCGCGCCGACCAACTCACGCTGTCGTTTCTCGACCGCTACGAGGGGCGGGGCATCGACGCGGAGCTGCAACTCGCCGTCCAGGTCGGCAAGCGGCTCGACGAGGAGTACGCGGAGTCGTACAAAACGGGAGAGTCGACCACCAGAAGAGAGTCACAGACGCTGCAGGCGGCGACGTTCGTCTCGGCGTGGATGGACGAGCGCTCCGAACTGGGACAGTATCCCCTCGTCGGCGTGCGCCGGGACGCCGGCACCGACGAGGTGTACGGCCGTGCGGAACTGTACACCTGTATCCCGCGGCAGGTGACCGGTGGACTGTTCGAGGAAGTCGCCGCCTCCGTGCTGATGTCGGCGACGCTGCGACCGTTCGGCGTGACGACCGACGTACTGGGCCTGGAGAACCCGGCGACGATATCGTTCGGGCTGGCGTATCCCGAGGAGAACCGGCGCACCTACGCGGTGGAGACGCCGCCGCTTTTCGCCTCCGCGCGGGACGACCCCGAAACCCAGGAGACGATCGCCGGCACGCTCCGGGACGCGATCCGGTTTACGCCCGGCAACACCCTGCTTTTCTTCCCCTCCTATCGGGAGGCGACCCGGTACTACGAGCTGCTGGGTGGAAACGACGGGATCGGCGAGTACGCGAGCGACGGCCTGGGCGACCTCCGGCTCGACGAGGCCGGCACGCCGGCAGAACAGCTCCGGCAGGAGTTCGTCGAGAACGGCGACGCCGCCCTGTTTACCTCCCTGTGGGGGACGCTCACCGAGGGAGTGAGCTTCGACGACGGCGACGCCCGGACGGTCGTGGTGGTCGGGGTGCCGTATCCCCAGCTGTCCGAGCGGATGGAGGCCGTCCAGGACGCCTACGACCACGCGTACGCCGACGCCGCCGTCGACGATCCCGGCTGGCGGTACGCCGTCGAGATCCCGACGGTCCGCAAGACCCGACAGGCGATCGGCCGGGTGATTCGCTCGCCGGCGGACTTCGGCGTCCGGGTGCTGGTGGACAAGCGGTACACCAGTGCCGACATGGGGAAGTACTCTGTGCGCGGAACGTTCCCCCCCGAGGAACGGGAGGAACTGCTCGATCTCCAGCCAGGGAAGCTGAAGTTCGCGATGCTGAACTTCTACGCCGACCACGACGCCTACGACGGGGAGCCACCGCAGCCGTGA
- the mdh gene encoding malate dehydrogenase, producing the protein MSKVSIIGAAGTVGAATGYNLALRDVVDELVFVDIPDKESETVGQAADTNHGIAYDSNTHVRQGDYSDTAGSDVVVITAGIPRQPGQTRIDLAGDNAPIMEDIGSSLAEHNDDFVTVTTSNPVDLLNRHLYESGDRDRHAVIGFGGRLDSARFRYVLGERFDAPVKNVEATILGEHGDAQVPVFSKVRVNGRDPAFDADEKEEILADLQESAMDVIERKGATQWGPATGVAHTVEAILNDTGEVLPCSMVLDGEFGYEDTAFGVPAKLGSDGVEEVVEWELDDYERELMDEAAEKLSDQYTKIA; encoded by the coding sequence ATGTCGAAAGTCAGCATCATCGGAGCCGCCGGAACCGTCGGAGCCGCCACGGGATACAACCTCGCGCTTCGGGACGTCGTCGACGAACTCGTGTTCGTCGACATCCCGGACAAGGAGTCGGAGACCGTCGGGCAGGCCGCCGACACGAACCACGGGATCGCCTACGACTCCAACACCCACGTCCGACAGGGGGACTATTCGGACACCGCTGGCTCCGACGTGGTCGTCATCACCGCCGGCATTCCGCGACAGCCCGGCCAGACCCGGATCGACCTCGCGGGCGACAACGCGCCGATCATGGAGGACATCGGCTCGTCGCTCGCCGAGCACAACGACGACTTCGTCACCGTCACCACCTCGAACCCGGTGGACCTGCTGAACCGCCACCTCTACGAATCGGGCGACCGCGACCGCCACGCCGTGATCGGCTTCGGCGGCCGCCTCGACTCCGCGCGGTTCCGGTACGTTCTCGGCGAGCGGTTCGACGCGCCCGTCAAGAACGTCGAGGCGACGATCCTCGGCGAGCACGGCGACGCGCAGGTGCCCGTCTTCTCGAAGGTACGGGTGAACGGCCGCGACCCCGCGTTCGACGCCGACGAGAAAGAGGAGATCCTCGCGGACCTCCAGGAGTCGGCGATGGACGTCATCGAGCGCAAGGGCGCCACTCAGTGGGGACCCGCAACCGGCGTCGCCCACACCGTCGAGGCAATCCTGAACGACACCGGCGAGGTGCTGCCGTGCTCGATGGTGCTCGACGGCGAGTTCGGCTACGAGGACACCGCCTTCGGTGTCCCCGCCAAGCTGGGCTCCGACGGCGTCGAAGAAGTAGTCGAATGGGAACTCGACGACTACGAGCGGGAGCTGATGGACGAGGCCGCCGAGAAGCTCTCGGATCAGTACACCAAGATCGCCTGA
- a CDS encoding histidine kinase translates to MATETATSIGTSTEHSTWKFGIAGGLVGGVVFGAMMSMMMPAVMEGAIPGMYGLSGGLAGWFIHMSHSAVLGVVFAAIAEIRPELAASTGSSVGAGVVYGIVLWAVLAVIVMPIWVGAVTPAEPPFPNLNFQSLVGHVAYGALLGGVYAALRE, encoded by the coding sequence ATGGCAACGGAAACTGCGACGTCGATCGGCACGAGTACCGAACACAGCACGTGGAAATTCGGGATCGCCGGCGGCCTCGTCGGCGGTGTCGTCTTCGGGGCGATGATGTCGATGATGATGCCGGCGGTGATGGAGGGCGCGATCCCCGGGATGTACGGGCTCTCGGGCGGACTAGCAGGGTGGTTCATCCACATGAGTCACTCGGCAGTGCTGGGCGTGGTGTTCGCAGCGATCGCGGAGATCCGTCCGGAACTGGCTGCGAGTACCGGTTCGAGCGTCGGTGCAGGCGTCGTCTACGGCATCGTCCTGTGGGCGGTGCTGGCCGTGATCGTGATGCCGATCTGGGTCGGCGCTGTGACGCCGGCGGAGCCGCCGTTCCCGAACCTGAATTTCCAGAGCCTCGTCGGCCACGTCGCCTACGGTGCGCTGTTGGGCGGCGTCTACGCAGCGCTGCGTGAGTGA